Part of the Etheostoma spectabile isolate EspeVRDwgs_2016 chromosome 21, UIUC_Espe_1.0, whole genome shotgun sequence genome is shown below.
ttcaagttttaatttttattttcttttttttacattagtggtcAACTTAATTTCcaccattcctactttttcagTTATTACAACTTTTACTGATATGAGCTATTCAACCAGGTTAGCTTTAGTGATTCAGCTGTTCAACAATCCAATgtattttctgcaggaaatgcattttctagttccACTTTTTGTATCTGAAAACTAAAGTTATATTTCACAATAAGTGATCACTttataaaacatgaaacataGTTCAGTGCACAACATCCCCTTCTCATCAAGTCATTTAGTCTGTAACAAAGTCCTTAAATTAACCTATCACCgaaaaaagaatattaaaacCTATTTTCAATCAAATTCAGGTTTAATTTTCCTTGGTTCTACtgcagtgagatttttttttttaattttcttgcttgtttcatcatttgtttgtgtttattgtccccatggggaaattatgtTGCAGCAGAAATCACATCATATGGCATTTTGAACAGTAGGTCAAGCACAAATTTAAACAGTGATTTAAGTTTTGCATCGAGGTTTAGAGCGGCCGGAGCTTTGAAAGGAATGTATTATGTCACAAATATTTTGACCAATAAGAATAATAAAGGTCTCATTAGTCCTGACCTAACAGGAGCATCTGAGCTAACGAGAGAAAGATAATCAGTCGGTCTATAGACCCCCACAGAGTCCTGGGGTGAGGTCTGATCAGCCAGATTaactggaaacacctgtgtgggtgttcatcaCCAGataggaaacaggtgtgtgtgtgtttctctagaCGGTATATTAACTGGGCTTTGACCGTGAACTAGTCCACTCAGAACCGATACCAGGACTCCTGATAGCTACTGCAGAACCACTTGTTGCCATCATGCTGTTTATCtggttctgtgtttttgtttctgctttcattGGTCGCTTTGTAACCGAGCAACAGCTACTCGGTGACCCACAAGATATCCCGGTGACCAATGTTGAGGTTTTAGCTTCAGCACAGTTTGCTGTGTCTGAATTAAACAATGCCAAAACCGGGATGACTTACAAAATGGTGGAAATAACATTGGCCAAAATTCAGGTAACACTTACCTTCTTATTCTAGTTCAGAAGAGGATTAGGGTCGATGTCAAATGTAGTTGAGTTTGAACTTGTGGTTTTTTTCAAGTCAGAACTCATACATTTGGCCGTAATCCTGTCATATTTGAtgtactttgtttgtttttttttccaaacctcATGCCTAATGGTCCTGTTTCCTGTAACTTTAGAGCATCGCAGCATTTGTTCCAGCATGGAACTACATCCTGGAAACGCGCCTGCAACGTACAACGTGCAACACTGCTGATAAAACATGGTGTAACTCTAAACCCAAGGCAAGTGTGAGAATTTAGGTCGTAAAGGGAACTCAAGGAAAACACACCTCAAAGCCCAACACTGGTCTGCCCCAGTGCATTAATGTCATGTTTAACAGGATGCactaattttatttatgtatttcagGAGCTCCAGTGCCACTTCACTGTGTATTACTCTCTGGGACGGCCGAGTGCTCTCCCTGAAAAGGAGTGTACGGAAACCGGGCCACCACTGATTCTGACTAATGCAAAATAAATCATtgaacattgtttctgtttggtttgttttttttatacacaataGGCCACTACAAACCAGGTATGTTATTGGCTCACAGAGATGCTGCTTCTGAgttggattagattagattagatttcaATAACGGCAAAAAAACAAGTTGAGTCGCATTATTCCAGTGACTTGCAGCTTGTCTGTGCTGTAAAGCTCAGTTAGTGCCATGCACATGGCCGCCAAGTGGAGATGAGACTACATCTCTCCACACTGCAACCATGGTCTTTAAGGGCTCTGCATTGAGACAGGACCCTTAAAGGCTCAGCTACCCAGACAAATACTCTcccttttgtacttgtttttgctgttgcgACTAAAGTACTGTTGGAAGGATCAGAAGTGAGTATTTTGTATCACTGGAGAAGTGTGCACAAGCTGCAAACCAGGGGTTAAAGTAACAAAATTATACTTTTCTGTTATAAATTTGTTACTTGGGTGTTTATCATTTGGTGTGTAGAAAATCTACTTTTATAGCATTTTCACACACAGAATAAAGTGTTCACAAATCTGAAACTGTTTAAGAATCTTTAGCCTCTCTGGGATGATTTAGTCCAGATTTGAAACTATTTTACTTTTATCTGTGTTCATTTATTTGTAATGTTAGACTTTATGCATTTTGTAAATCCATGTATTGTCTCTGTCTCgaacattgaattgaactgaGTAATTCCAAAGGTTGCTGTAGTCAGCAGATGGTGCTAACttaacattaaaggtcccacgaCATGGTGttctttagatgcttttatgtagaccttagtggtcttaGACCTTAGTcctcaatactgtatctgaagtctatttttgccttggtgcagaattacagccactagagccagtcccacaataagATTTCCTTAATATGTGCCAGGtatgagtctgtagcttttgaggaggagctGGGGGTGtgggcttgaccaactgccactttgctcgtttgaaagccgtggtgtctctctctcataggtgggccaaattctctgggtgggaaANNNNNNNNNNGGGGAGGTaactttgccccttatgacctcataaggggcaagattccagatcggcccgtcTGAGCTTTGATTTCCCTCAAAGGCAGAGcgggatacccagggctcggtttacacccatcaccatttctagccacttggGGACTATAgcagggtgaccagacgtccccggtttccggggacagtccccgattttagcgacctgtccccggctggatctgtccccggaaatgtccccggttttcactgtgactgaaagacccgaaattggaatgaaagaaagaaaaaactgacaaaacatagccgataatcgcactcccaacacacgcagactcaagacagccagagcccgcgctgctcagagatgttttagaagccgtattttacgatgctaaaatcactgattatttacatggagtctggtgggtttagcaaaggcaatttcgcggactcttatgttttaaaaaggatcttaatctttaacagaaaggtcgacctccttagaaatcctttcgataatgttgtcagacacttagaatattaatctgcgtctgtcagcagcaaaacaagaacttttatgaacgtaaatacaagctggacaattatcttGTTAACtgccattgtagcttgtttctgccgactgcagcgatctcgtttaatactgcatcaatgtcaaaggaaaatatgtcctcagtagtttttattgtatctgattctcaaggagctgttgcagaaacaagccttgagcaataaagcaaaagctgtcagtagttcagtaaacattacaacattatgaaatattgagactttctatcttgaaatattaggacttttaggactttctatctggAAATATGACATTCtatcttgaagtattaggattttttatcttgaaataNNNNNNNNNNctttctatcttgaaatattaggactttttatctttaagtattaggattttttatcttgaaatattaggactttctatctcgAAACattccctctgaggtgtagtggagtggagtatgaagtagcagcaggggggagtctaggatcagaccttgggNNNNNNNNNNccctaatgagaacagctctaggtctagtgtcccccttttaagttttacaaaagtaaaaacattaggcctacttgttttggaggtaaatacgcttcggaGCTGANNNNNNNNNNaatgtccccggattttgtctgagaaatctggtcaccttagacTATAGGCCatctgggggaactcatattaatgttaaaaaaatatatattgccTTTAGTGCCTAATATTACAGGTATGCGTTGTCATGCGTTATTTGTGTGCAGCAGCGGAGCTCGTGAACCCAGCAGAGCACGTGAACACAGAGAAATTCCACCCTAACATCTGTTTGTGTTCACTACGGTGTttaactccttttttttttaaattgtgattaACCACATTTGTTTTCCCCAAGCTGGGAAACAAAATCCAATGTTTGAATATTTGACACTTTAATGAAACTTGAGGCTTCTAATATTAATTATGTAATGTTCCTATTTAGGGTGTAGTGTCCGTTAAACGCCCCGCGgagaggagcaggagagagccCCAGACATCAGAGGAGAAGCTCGGCCTCCGCAGCTCTCTCCAGCGGGCGGAATGGACTGAGAAACCTCGCTGTTTGGGGCGATGTTCAGGTAATTAATTCATtacaatgtcttgttttttatctttgttgtgAAACCAGTAAAACTAAAACACTAGAGGCAGCATGTCGTCGGGCTTCGGCTGGTCGGCTGGTCGCTTCACGGCTGGTTTGCACACCCAGTTTTGACAGCTGAGCTCGGCATCATGTTTCTGCTCCAGTCGCTAATATTAGGGtcatctctggtcctggtttGTGTCAGAAGCCAATGCCAATTTTAGGTACGTTTCGTGCATTTATTTAGCtacaatatttgaaaatgttcttttatttttggattACCATGGCCATTTTcattaagtatttaaaaaatgtaatgtagcCTAGTCTAGTAAAACATATTCAGGATTTTCTTCATTTATACTTATTCCCCATTTCAAAAAATAGTTATTATGCATTTTATTATACACATGAATGAGCTAACATCAAGCTCGTGCAGTTTACATGAAGGTAAAAATGATTTTTCTGGTTATTAAattgtgtatttttaatttatgaTGCATACCCTAAAACGGGCAGTGTTGCATTCCCCTCTACTGTAATAACACATTGAGTTTCCCTTTAGGCTTTAATATAATCTGAAGATGAATTATTCATAGAATAAAAGAAAGATTTGTGTTGGGTGACATAGTCAGTGACATAGAGCAGCCGAGCTCTCTTTAAGGTCATTAAGAGATCGGTTTGACTTAGCTGTTGAATTGAGATTGTGGTTTCTCTTCTTTGGTAGTTGTAaa
Proteins encoded:
- the LOC116670913 gene encoding cystatin-C (The sequence of the model RefSeq protein was modified relative to this genomic sequence to represent the inferred CDS: added 86 bases not found in genome assembly), producing the protein MLFIWFCVFVSAFIGRFVTEQQLLGDPQDIPVTNVEVLASAQFAVSELNNAKTGMTYKMVEITLAKIQSIAAFVPAWNYILETRLQRTTCNTADKTWCNSKPKELQCHFTVYYSLEHPSALTESECEEHGY